The following are encoded in a window of Arthrobacter antioxidans genomic DNA:
- a CDS encoding hemerythrin domain-containing protein codes for MTDFFTMKPGESAPPVPAGPILCTGSAGMRRIHRFFLWAYGEAPGLVRSVEPGDTARALYVREVLGNFDNVLHVHHEGEDLLMYPRLAERAPVCALHVEQMLEQHRQVTLRLDSIEPVRLHWMETADAATGKDLADRYEDLSTVLQVHLRREVTEVMPVVDRALTEKEIDEVAQHGIDTFDKKFLVGYLGMVLATNPPGDREELFKEIPLPVRLVYRLIGRRLYRKQYATLFPGRVIPDTL; via the coding sequence ATGACCGACTTCTTCACCATGAAACCCGGCGAAAGCGCGCCACCCGTGCCCGCAGGGCCCATCCTCTGCACCGGGTCCGCCGGCATGCGGCGCATCCACCGCTTCTTCCTGTGGGCCTACGGGGAGGCGCCCGGACTGGTGCGGTCCGTCGAGCCGGGCGACACCGCCCGCGCCCTCTACGTGAGGGAAGTGCTGGGCAACTTCGACAACGTGCTCCACGTCCATCACGAGGGCGAGGATCTCCTCATGTATCCGCGCCTGGCCGAGAGGGCACCCGTGTGCGCGCTGCATGTGGAGCAGATGCTGGAGCAGCATCGGCAGGTCACGCTCCGACTCGACAGCATCGAGCCGGTCCGCCTGCACTGGATGGAGACGGCCGACGCAGCCACGGGAAAGGACCTCGCCGACCGCTACGAGGACCTGTCGACGGTCCTCCAGGTGCACCTGCGCCGGGAGGTCACGGAGGTGATGCCCGTCGTGGACAGGGCGCTGACCGAGAAGGAGATCGACGAGGTCGCGCAGCACGGCATCGACACGTTCGACAAGAAGTTCCTGGTCGGCTATCTCGGGATGGTCCTCGCAACGAATCCGCCCGGCGACAGGGAGGAACTCTTCAAGGAGATCCCCCTCCCTGTCCGTCTCGTCTACCGTCTCATCGGCCGCCGCCTGTACCGGAAGCAGTACGCAACCCTCTTCCCGGGACGCGTCATCCCCGACACGCTCTGA
- a CDS encoding substrate-binding domain-containing protein — MPTPPKRQDLDLLSSLVVRKALDGVVLPAFRRASGLSIRTDYLPTTLLLEKLSAGATPDVLIGTRDALQDLEASGVLAGGRAVPLVRSGLGLGVAPGAEAPSIATESDLVGTLLGARSVAFSRAGQSGIFFQELLIRLGIAEQVLARATALESGFTGTALMDGRADLAVQQVSELLFVDGIETVVPLPEECQQHTDFSIALGPGAQGKPAAQRLVDHLTGGPARDAYRATGLQDISA, encoded by the coding sequence GTGCCGACTCCCCCGAAGCGCCAGGATCTCGACCTGCTGAGTTCCCTCGTCGTCCGCAAGGCCCTGGACGGTGTCGTCCTTCCGGCCTTCCGGCGGGCGTCCGGTCTGTCGATCCGGACCGACTATCTTCCGACCACCCTCCTCCTCGAGAAGCTGAGCGCCGGCGCCACACCGGATGTGCTGATCGGGACCCGGGATGCACTGCAGGACCTCGAGGCCTCGGGCGTCCTCGCCGGCGGACGGGCGGTGCCCCTCGTGCGATCCGGGCTCGGGCTCGGCGTGGCCCCGGGCGCCGAGGCTCCGTCGATCGCCACCGAGAGCGACCTCGTGGGCACGCTGCTCGGCGCTCGGTCCGTGGCGTTCTCCCGTGCCGGACAGAGCGGGATCTTCTTCCAGGAGCTGCTCATCCGACTCGGCATCGCGGAGCAGGTGCTCGCGCGTGCGACTGCCCTCGAATCCGGCTTCACGGGCACCGCCCTGATGGACGGTCGCGCGGATCTCGCCGTCCAGCAGGTCAGCGAACTGCTGTTCGTCGATGGCATCGAGACCGTGGTTCCGCTCCCGGAGGAGTGCCAGCAGCACACCGACTTCTCCATTGCCCTGGGCCCAGGCGCACAGGGCAAGCCCGCAGCGCAACGCCTCGTCGACCACCTGACGGGCGGCCCGGCACGGGACGCCTACCGGGCGACCGGGCTGCAGGACATCAGCGCCTGA
- the lhgO gene encoding L-2-hydroxyglutarate oxidase, giving the protein MKNSVVVVGAGIVGLATAYELGLRGHRVTVLDKEPRLADHQTGNNSGVIHSGLYYAPGSLKATLGTAGAQSMRQFAEDHGVAVDICGKLVVATRQNQVPALEELHRRGLANGVPCRMISPDEAREYEPHVACVAALRVDSTGIVDYRGICDVLGRLITEAGGEIRLGTEVVGISADDRSVTVSTSTGEITADELINCAGLHSDRIARLAGLTPDVRIIPFRGEYFELTPDQSHLVRGLIYPVPDPSLPFLGVHLTKMIGGGVHAGPNAVFALAREGYTWLTINPRDVLESAAWPGLWKLGGRYWRVGLSEVARSLSRKRFLASLRELVPDLGDDSLVPTHAGVRAQAMRRNGDLVDDFYFDRAPRQIHVLNAPSPAATAALEIGRRIADELEGRNR; this is encoded by the coding sequence ATGAAGAACTCCGTAGTAGTTGTAGGTGCTGGAATAGTCGGGCTGGCCACGGCCTATGAACTGGGGCTGCGCGGTCACCGGGTGACCGTCCTCGACAAGGAACCCCGGCTGGCGGACCACCAGACCGGGAACAACTCGGGCGTCATCCACTCCGGGCTGTACTACGCGCCGGGGAGCCTGAAGGCGACCCTCGGCACTGCAGGCGCGCAGTCGATGCGACAGTTCGCGGAGGACCACGGAGTGGCAGTGGATATCTGCGGGAAGCTGGTGGTCGCCACCCGGCAGAACCAGGTTCCCGCGCTCGAGGAGCTCCACCGCCGTGGCCTCGCGAACGGGGTGCCCTGCCGGATGATCTCCCCCGACGAGGCCCGCGAGTACGAACCGCATGTCGCCTGCGTGGCAGCACTCCGGGTCGATTCGACGGGAATCGTCGATTACCGGGGGATCTGCGACGTGCTGGGACGGCTGATCACCGAGGCCGGGGGCGAGATCCGCCTGGGTACCGAGGTCGTGGGGATCTCCGCCGACGACCGGTCCGTGACCGTCTCGACCTCCACCGGCGAGATCACCGCCGATGAGCTCATCAACTGCGCCGGCCTGCACAGCGACCGCATCGCGCGGCTGGCCGGACTCACCCCCGACGTGCGGATCATCCCGTTCCGGGGCGAGTACTTCGAACTCACTCCGGACCAGTCCCATCTGGTCCGCGGCCTGATCTATCCGGTACCGGACCCGAGCCTGCCCTTCCTCGGCGTCCACCTGACGAAGATGATCGGCGGCGGAGTGCATGCGGGGCCCAATGCTGTCTTCGCCCTGGCGCGTGAGGGGTACACCTGGCTCACGATCAATCCGCGGGACGTCCTCGAGAGTGCTGCCTGGCCCGGGCTGTGGAAGCTGGGCGGGCGGTACTGGAGGGTGGGGCTGTCCGAGGTTGCACGGTCCCTGTCCCGGAAGAGGTTCCTGGCCAGCCTCCGGGAGCTCGTCCCGGACCTCGGCGACGACAGCCTCGTGCCGACCCACGCGGGGGTCCGGGCGCAGGCGATGCGCAGGAACGGTGACCTCGTCGACGACTTCTACTTCGACAGGGCGCCTCGCCAGATCCATGTGCTGAACGCGCCGTCGCCCGCCGCGACCGCCGCGCTGGAGATCGGCCGTCGCATCGCCGATGAGCTGGAGGGGCGGAACCGGTGA